One window from the genome of [Mycobacterium] stephanolepidis encodes:
- a CDS encoding DUF58 domain-containing protein: MSTPSPGSARPVDIPSLRRGEIRDPQLSAALRTLELKIRRKLDGVLHGNHLGLIPGPGSEPGESRLYQPGDDVRRMDWSVTARTTSPHVRQMIADRELETWLVVDMSASLDFGTTNCEKRDLAVAAAAAIIFLNSGGGNRLGALIANGDKIVRLPARSGRAHEQDILRSIATMPKAPQGVRGDLSLAIDALRRPERRRGMAVVISDFLGPINWMRPLRAIGARHEVLGIEVLDPRDMELPDIGEVLLQDAETGITKEYRIDENLRRDFAQAAARHHEEVARTLRRCGAPLLSLRTDRDWINDIVRFVSQQRRGAVAGTGAGAR; encoded by the coding sequence GTGAGCACACCCAGTCCGGGCAGTGCCCGGCCGGTAGACATCCCGTCCCTGCGTCGGGGTGAGATCCGTGATCCGCAGCTCTCGGCGGCGTTGCGGACATTGGAACTGAAGATCCGTCGCAAGCTTGACGGAGTGCTGCACGGCAACCACCTCGGCTTGATTCCCGGTCCCGGATCCGAGCCGGGGGAGTCCAGGCTGTATCAGCCCGGTGACGATGTGCGTCGGATGGATTGGTCGGTGACCGCGCGCACCACCAGCCCGCACGTACGCCAGATGATCGCGGACCGCGAGCTGGAAACCTGGCTGGTGGTCGACATGTCGGCAAGCCTGGATTTCGGGACGACTAACTGTGAGAAGCGCGATCTCGCGGTGGCGGCAGCAGCCGCCATCATCTTCCTGAACAGCGGTGGTGGAAACCGGTTGGGCGCGCTGATTGCCAACGGGGACAAGATTGTTCGTCTACCGGCGCGGTCCGGACGTGCCCATGAGCAGGACATTCTGCGCAGCATCGCCACCATGCCGAAGGCGCCACAGGGTGTCCGTGGCGATCTGTCACTGGCGATAGACGCACTGCGGCGCCCGGAACGCCGCCGCGGCATGGCGGTCGTCATCAGCGACTTCCTGGGCCCCATCAACTGGATGCGGCCGTTGCGCGCCATCGGCGCCCGGCACGAGGTGTTGGGCATCGAGGTGCTCGATCCGCGCGATATGGAGCTTCCGGATATCGGTGAGGTGCTCCTGCAGGACGCCGAGACCGGCATCACCAAGGAGTACCGGATCGACGAGAATCTGCGCCGGGATTTCGCACAGGCGGCGGCAAGGCATCATGAAGAGGTGGCACGCACATTGCGTCGTTGCGGTGCACCGCTTTTGAGTCTGCGGACCGACCGTGACTGGATCAACGACATCGTGAGATTTGTCTCCCAACAGCGCCGCGGTGCGGTCGCCGGGACAGGAGCGGGGGCTCGATGA
- a CDS encoding DinB family protein, protein MPITPDTKDWTWVLDNRCGECGFDPATTSFTQIPDIVRENLAAWQPVLSRPEARQRPDEQTWSPLEYGAHVRDVFRIFLTRLQLMLAEENPLFENWDQDKTAIDDRYGEQDPRTVAKELATAGEAIAAAFAEVPAGSLMRCGRRSNGSVFTVETLGLYFVHDPVHHLHDVSPLPSD, encoded by the coding sequence GTGCCGATCACTCCTGATACCAAGGACTGGACCTGGGTTCTGGATAACCGCTGCGGGGAATGCGGATTTGACCCAGCGACAACATCTTTCACTCAGATACCCGATATCGTGCGGGAAAACCTGGCGGCATGGCAGCCGGTACTGTCCCGGCCAGAGGCGCGGCAACGGCCCGATGAGCAGACCTGGTCGCCGCTGGAGTACGGCGCGCATGTCCGGGATGTGTTCCGTATCTTCCTGACGAGACTGCAGCTGATGCTCGCCGAGGAGAATCCGCTGTTCGAGAACTGGGACCAGGACAAGACGGCCATCGACGACAGGTACGGCGAACAGGACCCGCGGACGGTGGCCAAGGAGCTGGCTACCGCAGGCGAGGCCATCGCCGCCGCCTTCGCCGAGGTGCCCGCGGGCTCGCTAATGCGCTGCGGAAGGCGAAGTAACGGTTCGGTTTTCACCGTTGAGACGCTGGGTCTGTATTTCGTGCACGACCCGGTGCATCACCTTCACGATGTTTCCCCCCTGCCGTCGGACTAG
- a CDS encoding VWA domain-containing protein, whose translation MSDLPFFGPMTLTGFTHPWFFLVLLLVAALVGLYVFAQYLREKRVLRFANTELLDSVAPKRPRAWRHAATALLVVGLMVLTIALAGPSHDVRIPRNRAVVMLVIDVSRSMESTDVAPNRLGAAKEAGKEFARNLTPGINLGLIAYAGTATVLVSPTTNREATVNALDNLQLADRTATGEGIFTALQAIATVGAVIGGGDKPPPARIVLMSDGKETVPSNPDNPKGAYTAARTAKDQQVPISTIAFGTKDGYVEINGQRQNVPYAPDMMEKVAKLSGGETYTASTLGQLKEVYANLQQQIGYETIRGDASVGWLRLGALLVLAAAFVGLVINRRLPN comes from the coding sequence ATGAGTGATCTGCCGTTCTTCGGGCCGATGACTCTCACGGGCTTCACCCACCCGTGGTTCTTCCTGGTCCTGCTGCTGGTGGCCGCGTTGGTGGGGCTGTACGTGTTTGCGCAGTACCTGCGCGAAAAGCGGGTGCTGCGATTCGCCAATACCGAGCTGCTGGATTCTGTCGCCCCCAAACGTCCGCGCGCCTGGCGTCACGCAGCCACTGCGCTGCTGGTGGTTGGCCTGATGGTGCTGACCATCGCGCTGGCCGGGCCCAGCCATGACGTGCGGATTCCCCGGAATCGTGCCGTGGTCATGCTCGTCATCGACGTCTCGCGGTCCATGGAATCGACCGATGTCGCCCCCAACCGTCTGGGTGCCGCGAAGGAAGCCGGTAAGGAGTTCGCCCGCAACCTGACCCCGGGCATCAACCTGGGTCTGATCGCGTACGCGGGTACCGCGACGGTGCTGGTCTCGCCGACCACGAACCGCGAAGCCACCGTAAACGCCCTGGACAACCTCCAGCTTGCGGATCGGACCGCCACGGGCGAGGGCATCTTCACGGCGCTGCAGGCCATCGCTACGGTCGGTGCGGTCATCGGCGGCGGCGACAAGCCGCCCCCGGCGCGCATCGTGTTGATGTCCGACGGTAAGGAAACGGTGCCGTCGAACCCGGACAACCCCAAGGGCGCCTACACGGCGGCCCGCACCGCCAAGGATCAGCAGGTGCCGATTTCGACGATCGCGTTCGGCACCAAGGACGGGTATGTCGAGATCAACGGGCAGCGTCAGAACGTGCCGTACGCCCCCGACATGATGGAGAAGGTGGCCAAGTTGTCGGGTGGAGAGACCTATACGGCCTCCACACTCGGCCAGCTCAAGGAGGTGTACGCGAACCTCCAGCAGCAGATCGGGTACGAGACCATCCGCGGCGACGCCAGTGTCGGATGGTTGCGTTTGGGTGCTCTGCTGGTGCTCGCAGCGGCCTTCGTCGGGTTGGTGATCAACCGGCGTCTGCCCAACTGA
- the acnA gene encoding aconitate hydratase AcnA, protein MNSFGARGTLQVGDESYEIFRLNAVPGTEKLPYSLKVLAENLLRTEDGANITKDHVLALANWDPSAEPSVEIQFTPARVVMQDFTGVPCVVDLATMREAVAALGGDPDKVNPLSPAEMVIDHSVILDVFGTADAFERNVELEYERNAERYQFLRWGQGAFDDFKVVPPGTGIVHQVNIEYLARTIFTRNGQAYPDTCVGTDSHTTMVNGLGVLGWGVGGIEAEAAMLGQPVSMLIPRVVGFKLTGEIQPGVTATDVVLTVTDMLRKHGVVGKFVEFYGKGVAEVPLANRATLGNMSPEFGSTAAIFPIDDETINYLRLTGRDDQQLALVEAYAKEQGMWHDADHEPAFSEYLELDLATVVPSISGPKRPQDRIELSDAKNAFRKDIHNYVEENHPAPHTNLDEAVEESFPASDAAVLSFAEDDAVVPSAANGAEGRPTKPVTVKSAERGNFVLDHGAVVVAGITSCTNTSNPSVMLGAALLAKKAVEKGLTTKPWVKTNMAPGSQVVTDYYNKAGVWPYLEKLGYYLGGYGCTTCIGNTGPLPDEISKAINDNDLSVTAVLSGNRNFEGRISPDVKMNYLASPPLVIAYGIAGTMDFDFDTDPLGQDHDGNDVYLKDIWPSASEIEETIASSINREMFTNSYADVFKGDERWRGLPTPEGNTFEWVDTSTYVRKAPYFDGMPLEPTPVTDIKGARVLALLGDSVTTDHISPAGSIKSGTPAAQYLDEHGVDRKDYNSLGSRRGNHEVMVRGTFANIRLRNQLLDDVSGGYTRDFTQEGGPQSFIYDASVNYQKAGIPLVVLGGKEYGSGSSRDWAAKGTRLLGVKAVITESFERIHRSNLIGMGVIPLQFPVGESAASLKLDGTETYDISGIEKLNEGSTPKTVHVTATKVDGSKVEFEAVVRIDTPGEADYYRNGGILQYVLRNMLAG, encoded by the coding sequence GTGAATTCCTTCGGCGCGCGCGGCACTCTGCAGGTTGGCGATGAGTCGTACGAGATCTTCCGCCTCAATGCCGTGCCCGGTACCGAGAAACTGCCCTACAGCCTGAAGGTGTTGGCGGAGAACCTATTACGCACCGAAGACGGCGCAAACATCACCAAGGACCACGTGCTGGCGCTGGCCAACTGGGACCCCTCGGCCGAGCCGAGCGTCGAGATCCAGTTCACCCCGGCCCGCGTGGTCATGCAGGACTTCACCGGTGTGCCCTGCGTGGTCGACCTGGCCACCATGCGTGAAGCAGTGGCGGCACTGGGCGGCGATCCCGACAAGGTGAACCCGCTCTCCCCCGCCGAGATGGTCATCGACCACTCCGTGATCCTGGACGTCTTCGGCACCGCCGACGCCTTCGAGCGCAACGTCGAACTCGAGTACGAGCGCAATGCCGAGCGTTACCAGTTCTTACGTTGGGGCCAGGGCGCTTTCGACGATTTCAAGGTCGTCCCCCCGGGCACCGGCATCGTGCACCAGGTGAACATCGAGTACCTGGCCCGCACCATCTTCACGCGCAACGGCCAGGCCTACCCGGACACCTGTGTGGGTACCGACTCGCACACCACCATGGTCAACGGTCTCGGCGTCCTCGGCTGGGGTGTCGGTGGTATCGAGGCCGAAGCCGCCATGCTCGGCCAGCCGGTCTCGATGCTCATCCCCCGTGTGGTCGGCTTCAAGCTCACCGGTGAGATCCAGCCGGGCGTCACCGCCACCGACGTGGTGCTGACCGTCACCGACATGCTGCGCAAGCACGGTGTGGTGGGCAAGTTCGTCGAGTTCTACGGCAAGGGCGTGGCCGAGGTCCCGCTGGCCAACCGCGCCACCCTGGGCAACATGAGCCCCGAATTCGGTTCTACCGCAGCGATCTTCCCCATCGACGACGAGACCATCAACTACCTGCGCCTCACCGGCCGCGATGACCAGCAGCTCGCGCTGGTCGAGGCGTACGCCAAGGAACAGGGCATGTGGCACGACGCCGACCACGAGCCGGCCTTCTCGGAGTACCTGGAACTCGACCTCGCCACCGTGGTGCCCTCCATCTCCGGGCCCAAGCGTCCGCAGGACCGCATCGAGCTGTCCGACGCGAAGAATGCGTTCCGCAAGGACATCCACAACTACGTGGAAGAGAACCACCCCGCTCCTCACACGAACCTCGATGAGGCCGTTGAAGAGTCGTTCCCGGCAAGCGATGCCGCGGTGCTGTCCTTCGCCGAGGACGATGCCGTCGTGCCGTCCGCGGCGAATGGCGCGGAGGGCCGGCCGACCAAGCCGGTTACGGTGAAGTCCGCCGAGCGCGGCAACTTCGTGCTGGACCACGGCGCGGTTGTCGTCGCGGGCATCACCTCGTGCACCAACACCTCCAACCCCTCGGTGATGCTGGGCGCTGCCCTGCTGGCCAAGAAGGCCGTCGAGAAGGGCCTGACCACCAAGCCGTGGGTCAAGACCAACATGGCTCCGGGATCGCAGGTCGTCACCGACTACTACAACAAGGCGGGCGTATGGCCCTACCTGGAGAAGCTCGGTTACTACCTGGGCGGCTACGGCTGCACCACATGCATCGGTAACACCGGCCCGCTGCCCGACGAGATTTCCAAGGCGATCAACGACAACGACCTGTCGGTCACCGCGGTGCTTTCGGGTAACCGCAACTTCGAGGGCCGCATCTCCCCCGACGTCAAGATGAACTACCTGGCCTCCCCGCCACTGGTCATCGCCTACGGCATCGCGGGCACCATGGACTTCGACTTCGACACCGACCCACTGGGACAGGACCACGACGGCAACGACGTCTACCTGAAGGACATCTGGCCCAGCGCCTCGGAGATCGAGGAGACCATCGCCTCGTCGATCAACCGCGAGATGTTCACCAACTCCTACGCCGATGTCTTCAAGGGCGACGAGCGCTGGCGCGGTCTGCCCACCCCCGAGGGCAACACCTTCGAGTGGGTCGACACGTCCACCTACGTGCGCAAGGCGCCCTACTTCGACGGGATGCCGCTGGAGCCCACGCCGGTCACCGATATCAAGGGTGCGCGCGTGCTGGCGCTACTCGGCGACTCGGTGACCACCGACCACATCTCACCGGCCGGTTCGATCAAGTCGGGCACCCCGGCGGCGCAGTACCTCGACGAGCACGGTGTGGACCGCAAGGACTACAACTCGCTGGGTTCACGCCGCGGTAACCACGAGGTGATGGTTCGCGGCACGTTCGCGAACATCCGCCTGCGCAACCAGCTGCTGGACGACGTGTCGGGCGGTTACACCCGCGACTTCACCCAGGAGGGTGGCCCGCAGTCGTTCATCTACGACGCCTCGGTGAACTACCAGAAGGCGGGAATCCCACTGGTGGTGCTGGGTGGCAAGGAGTACGGCTCCGGTTCCTCCCGCGACTGGGCGGCCAAGGGCACTCGCCTGCTGGGCGTCAAGGCCGTGATCACCGAGTCGTTCGAGCGCATCCACCGGTCGAATCTGATTGGTATGGGGGTGATTCCGCTCCAGTTCCCGGTCGGAGAATCGGCGGCCTCGCTCAAGCTCGACGGGACCGAGACCTACGACATCAGCGGTATCGAGAAGCTCAACGAGGGCTCGACACCGAAGACCGTGCACGTGACCGCGACCAAGGTCGATGGTTCCAAGGTCGAGTTTGAGGCGGTGGTCCGAATCGACACCCCCGGTGAGGCCGACTACTACCGCAACGGCGGCATCCTGCAGTACGTGCTGCGGAACATGCTGGCCGGCTAG
- a CDS encoding Rv1476 family membrane protein — protein sequence MTPQHLPTFIPAELCQAVGVSVETAGTDPLGWSIKCLEMARADVNEDGVAAPSADVSGLKDVIAKAHAKNIDLKVVALPNNPWIDTPLRDIATEIGKDHPDSTVLVISPSYAGTYSATFDRVTLEAGQDVAKTGNPVLSANNFVNEIGREHFSWTALTIVLVLLVAAVCAGIALVRGRFANDSVK from the coding sequence GTGACGCCGCAGCACTTGCCCACCTTCATCCCCGCCGAGCTGTGCCAGGCGGTGGGCGTGTCAGTCGAGACCGCGGGCACCGATCCGCTCGGCTGGTCGATCAAGTGTCTGGAGATGGCACGCGCGGATGTCAACGAGGATGGGGTCGCCGCCCCGTCGGCGGATGTCAGCGGATTGAAGGATGTCATCGCGAAGGCGCACGCCAAGAACATCGACCTGAAGGTCGTGGCGCTTCCCAACAATCCCTGGATCGATACACCGCTGCGCGATATCGCCACTGAGATCGGTAAGGACCATCCGGACTCGACGGTCCTGGTCATCAGCCCGTCCTACGCCGGCACCTACAGCGCCACGTTCGACAGGGTGACGCTGGAGGCCGGGCAGGACGTCGCCAAGACGGGCAACCCCGTGCTGTCTGCGAACAACTTCGTGAACGAGATCGGGCGCGAGCACTTCTCATGGACGGCGCTGACCATTGTGCTTGTCCTGCTCGTCGCGGCGGTCTGCGCCGGAATTGCGCTCGTGCGTGGCCGATTCGCGAATGACTCGGTTAAGTAA
- the moxR1 gene encoding chaperone MoxR1, translating to MSSPGSPGGGAGYSGGSAGLAPHAPQGATSPALAAEVQNLERAIFEVKRVIVGQDRLVERILVGLLAKGHVLLEGVPGVAKTLAVETFAKVVGGSFSRVQFTPDLVPTDIIGTRIYRQGKEEFDTELGPVVANFLLADEINRAPAKVQSALLEVMAERHVSIGGKTYPMPKPFLVMATQNPIENEGVYPLPEAQRDRFLFKINVDYPTVEEEREIIYRMGVTPPEPKQILSAEALLRLQDLAANNFVHHALVDYVVRVISATRNPAQFGLGDVANWISYGASPRASLGIIASARALALVRGRDYVIPQDVIEVIPDVLRHRLVMSYDALADEVSADTAINRILQTVGLPQVNAVPQQGHSVPLAMVGTNGPAPAAHNAAPR from the coding sequence ATGTCATCACCAGGGTCACCAGGGGGAGGTGCCGGTTACTCCGGCGGAAGCGCCGGCCTCGCGCCGCACGCCCCGCAGGGTGCGACATCACCGGCCCTGGCCGCCGAGGTACAGAACCTTGAGCGCGCCATCTTTGAGGTCAAGCGCGTCATCGTGGGTCAGGACAGGCTCGTCGAGCGAATTCTGGTCGGTCTGCTCGCCAAGGGGCACGTGTTGCTCGAAGGTGTGCCCGGTGTTGCCAAGACGCTTGCGGTCGAGACTTTCGCCAAGGTGGTGGGCGGATCGTTCTCGCGTGTCCAGTTCACCCCGGACCTGGTGCCTACCGACATCATCGGTACCCGCATCTACCGCCAGGGCAAGGAGGAGTTCGATACCGAGCTCGGCCCGGTGGTGGCCAACTTCCTGCTGGCCGACGAGATCAACCGTGCACCCGCGAAGGTGCAGTCGGCATTGCTTGAGGTCATGGCCGAACGGCATGTCTCCATCGGTGGCAAGACCTACCCGATGCCCAAGCCGTTCCTGGTGATGGCCACACAGAACCCGATCGAGAACGAGGGTGTGTACCCGCTGCCGGAAGCGCAGCGCGACCGCTTCCTCTTCAAGATCAACGTCGACTACCCGACCGTCGAAGAAGAGCGCGAGATCATCTACCGGATGGGTGTCACGCCGCCGGAGCCCAAGCAGATCCTGTCCGCCGAAGCACTGCTGCGCCTGCAGGATCTGGCCGCCAACAACTTCGTGCACCACGCCCTGGTCGACTACGTGGTCCGGGTCATCTCGGCCACCCGCAACCCGGCGCAGTTCGGGCTGGGCGATGTCGCCAACTGGATCTCCTACGGCGCAAGCCCCCGCGCCTCACTGGGCATCATCGCGTCGGCGCGTGCGCTGGCACTGGTTCGTGGACGCGATTATGTGATCCCGCAGGACGTCATCGAGGTCATCCCGGATGTGCTGCGTCACCGCCTGGTGATGAGCTACGACGCGCTGGCCGACGAGGTTTCCGCTGACACCGCCATCAACCGGATTCTGCAGACGGTGGGCCTGCCGCAGGTGAATGCCGTTCCGCAGCAAGGGCATTCGGTGCCGCTGGCGATGGTCGGGACGAACGGTCCGGCCCCGGCAGCCCATAACGCCGCGCCCAGGTGA
- a CDS encoding NlpC/P60 family protein has translation MQGLFVLRAALAVGIAIALVLFMGVPRATADDNPISPNVGAAFLNALGLNPSGGDWDNTLPFAGPSQGADPAKIMNGVMGVGQTALGALGIGGNRASAGAGRPLAYGRQAVEAVIQRGGTQLGVPYSWGGGTVRGPSGGVDYDAGKVGYDCSGFTMFSYAAAGVKLPKYSGDQYNAGQKVPVSQAKRGDLLFYGPGGSQHVVIYLGNGQMLEASGSAEKVTVSPVRTGGMTPYAVRIIAW, from the coding sequence GTGCAGGGCCTCTTCGTGTTACGTGCCGCACTCGCCGTGGGAATCGCTATCGCTCTGGTGCTGTTCATGGGTGTACCGCGCGCCACCGCCGACGACAACCCGATCAGCCCCAATGTCGGTGCTGCCTTTCTCAACGCCCTGGGACTGAACCCGTCGGGCGGCGACTGGGACAACACCCTGCCCTTCGCGGGGCCGAGTCAGGGCGCGGACCCGGCGAAGATCATGAACGGCGTCATGGGGGTCGGACAGACCGCGTTGGGTGCATTGGGCATCGGCGGCAATCGTGCGTCCGCGGGCGCCGGACGTCCCCTCGCGTACGGCCGCCAGGCGGTGGAAGCGGTGATTCAGCGAGGCGGTACCCAGCTGGGTGTTCCGTACTCGTGGGGTGGCGGCACCGTGCGCGGCCCCAGCGGCGGCGTCGACTACGACGCGGGCAAGGTGGGCTACGACTGCTCCGGCTTCACCATGTTCTCGTATGCGGCCGCGGGCGTGAAGCTGCCCAAGTACTCCGGTGACCAGTACAACGCGGGCCAGAAGGTTCCGGTCTCGCAGGCCAAGCGCGGCGATCTCCTCTTCTACGGACCGGGCGGTTCCCAGCACGTGGTGATCTACCTGGGTAACGGTCAGATGCTGGAAGCCAGCGGCAGCGCCGAAAAGGTAACGGTGTCGCCGGTCCGCACGGGCGGGATGACTCCTTACGCCGTTCGTATCATCGCGTGGTAG
- a CDS encoding helix-turn-helix domain-containing protein, translating into MAKTRDEERVELKAAYEQGASIRTLAADAGRSYGYVHRALVESGAALRGRGGPNRRGRKV; encoded by the coding sequence ATGGCCAAAACGCGCGACGAGGAACGTGTCGAGCTGAAGGCGGCATACGAGCAGGGTGCGAGTATCCGCACACTTGCTGCGGATGCCGGCCGATCGTATGGGTACGTGCATCGTGCCCTCGTGGAATCGGGTGCGGCGCTGCGTGGGCGCGGCGGCCCGAATCGGCGCGGCCGCAAGGTGTAA
- a CDS encoding NlpC/P60 family protein: MKRTVPQQFADRFAVRGKRTAVVALVPPLLTASLMMWPTTLPVTSAEPNDMASLISQLADTNQQIEQLTADVQTQQESINKGLVDLQDARDNAAAAGQAVEEGQRAVDTANGAIAEAQGKFDRMAVATYMAGPSGSYLTATNPDDVVRLASVTKSVESSSQTVMDNLRRARTEQVNKQSQARAIQEKADQATADAQKQQDDLVAAMHDVQKKLESQRGIASELAEKKKSAEAQLSAARGPAFATSTASARVIDPAAAIAGNGNEWTSAPAAVASAASASQWDTTLPMIASANVPTDPTQTINMVLGIGNTAANVGQSAVCGVIGMFCPKAAPAAAASSEGGEYIPKVYGRENVERVIARAGSAMGTPYSWGGGSYNGPTRGIDSGAGTVGYDCSGLMMYGFAAVGIRLRHYTGYQYNSGRKVPSAQMKRGDMIFYGPNASQHVALYLGNGQMLEAPNTGDVVKVSPVRTSGMTPFVTRLIEW, translated from the coding sequence ATGAAACGGACAGTCCCGCAGCAATTCGCGGACCGTTTCGCGGTGCGTGGCAAACGAACCGCGGTAGTTGCGCTGGTGCCGCCGCTGTTGACCGCCAGTCTGATGATGTGGCCCACAACGCTGCCCGTAACCTCCGCCGAGCCGAACGACATGGCCTCGCTGATCAGTCAATTGGCCGACACCAACCAGCAGATCGAACAGCTCACCGCGGATGTGCAGACCCAGCAGGAATCCATCAACAAAGGCTTGGTCGATCTGCAGGACGCGCGCGATAACGCCGCCGCGGCAGGTCAGGCGGTTGAAGAAGGTCAGCGCGCGGTCGACACCGCCAACGGTGCGATCGCCGAGGCGCAGGGCAAGTTCGACCGGATGGCCGTGGCCACCTATATGGCAGGGCCGTCTGGCTCATATCTGACAGCGACCAATCCCGACGACGTGGTGCGCCTTGCCTCGGTGACCAAGAGCGTGGAGTCGAGCTCGCAAACCGTCATGGACAACCTGCGCCGGGCACGTACCGAGCAGGTGAACAAGCAATCACAGGCGCGGGCCATTCAGGAGAAAGCCGACCAGGCGACTGCGGATGCGCAGAAACAGCAGGACGATCTGGTGGCTGCGATGCACGACGTGCAGAAGAAGCTGGAATCCCAGCGCGGCATAGCCTCGGAACTGGCGGAAAAGAAGAAGAGCGCCGAGGCGCAGCTGAGTGCGGCCCGGGGCCCGGCGTTCGCCACCTCTACGGCGAGCGCTCGTGTCATCGATCCGGCCGCCGCCATCGCCGGTAACGGCAACGAATGGACTTCGGCTCCGGCGGCTGTGGCCTCGGCTGCATCGGCTAGTCAATGGGATACGACGCTCCCGATGATCGCCAGCGCCAACGTGCCTACCGATCCGACGCAGACCATCAACATGGTGTTGGGTATCGGCAACACCGCCGCCAACGTCGGCCAGTCCGCGGTGTGCGGAGTGATCGGCATGTTCTGCCCCAAGGCGGCCCCGGCGGCGGCAGCCTCCAGTGAGGGCGGCGAGTACATCCCCAAGGTTTACGGCCGGGAAAACGTGGAGCGGGTGATTGCCCGCGCGGGCAGCGCGATGGGCACGCCGTACTCGTGGGGCGGTGGTTCGTACAACGGCCCGACCCGCGGAATCGATTCCGGCGCAGGAACTGTTGGATACGACTGCTCCGGGCTCATGATGTACGGCTTTGCCGCGGTCGGCATCAGACTGAGGCACTACACCGGGTATCAGTACAACTCCGGGCGCAAGGTGCCCAGCGCGCAGATGAAGCGCGGGGACATGATTTTCTACGGCCCCAACGCAAGTCAGCACGTTGCTCTCTACCTCGGCAACGGTCAGATGCTCGAAGCGCCCAACACAGGCGACGTGGTCAAGGTGTCGCCGGTGCGGACCAGTGGCATGACGCCCTTTGTTACCAGACTGATTGAGTGGTGA
- a CDS encoding AMIN-like domain-containing (lipo)protein, with protein MRGHGGIRNIGVLALAALTASGCAGQVRQVDEAVSPVATTTALPQTSTPAPETFRVTACETVSGGGGKNVATQLRDVRVGKQDDYDRVTFEFGPEAKSKVALDQLVVPKYTVDSPSSVSAGPKGDNVIVAGSALLGVLFDGASAHETDKPVRSYPGPSEIKPKDFPILAEAEQGEDFEGKVRWALGLNKQRCPQVSTLTNPPRLVIDLPH; from the coding sequence ATGCGAGGACATGGCGGTATCCGGAACATCGGCGTGCTGGCGCTGGCGGCGTTGACGGCATCCGGCTGCGCCGGTCAGGTGCGTCAGGTGGATGAGGCGGTGTCGCCCGTGGCCACCACGACGGCGTTGCCGCAAACATCGACACCCGCTCCGGAAACCTTCCGCGTCACGGCATGTGAGACGGTCAGCGGTGGCGGCGGCAAGAATGTGGCCACGCAGCTGCGGGATGTGCGGGTGGGCAAGCAGGACGACTACGACAGGGTCACCTTCGAATTCGGGCCGGAAGCCAAGAGCAAGGTGGCGCTGGATCAGTTGGTAGTGCCCAAGTACACGGTGGACAGCCCCAGCAGTGTGTCCGCGGGCCCCAAGGGTGACAACGTCATCGTCGCCGGATCGGCCCTGCTCGGGGTGCTCTTCGACGGTGCGTCCGCGCACGAGACCGATAAGCCCGTCCGGTCCTATCCGGGGCCGAGTGAGATCAAGCCGAAGGACTTCCCGATCCTGGCGGAAGCCGAGCAGGGTGAGGACTTCGAGGGGAAGGTGCGGTGGGCATTGGGCCTGAACAAACAGCGCTGCCCACAAGTGAGCACGCTGACCAACCCGCCTCGTCTCGTGATCGATCTCCCGCACTAG
- a CDS encoding TetR/AcrR family transcriptional regulator: MPRVSEDHLAARRRQILDGARRCFAEYGYDGATVRRLEHTIGMSRGAIFHHFRDKDTLFFALAREDAERMANVASREGLVQVMRDMLADPNQFDWLATRLEIARKLRNDPEFRRGWNQRSEELNTATLARLQRQKKAGRLREDVPSEVILGYLDLVLDGLVARLAAGQSTESLSRVLDLVEDSVRRADHS; this comes from the coding sequence GTGCCGCGCGTTAGCGAGGATCACCTCGCGGCTCGTCGCCGCCAGATCCTTGATGGCGCGCGGCGCTGTTTTGCCGAGTACGGGTATGACGGCGCCACCGTGCGCCGCCTGGAACACACCATCGGTATGTCGCGGGGGGCGATATTCCACCATTTCCGCGACAAGGACACGCTGTTCTTCGCGCTGGCCCGTGAAGATGCCGAACGGATGGCGAATGTCGCCAGCCGCGAGGGTCTGGTGCAGGTCATGCGCGACATGCTGGCCGACCCGAATCAGTTCGATTGGTTGGCAACGCGTTTGGAGATTGCCCGCAAGCTGCGAAATGATCCCGAATTCCGGCGGGGCTGGAATCAGCGATCTGAAGAACTCAACACCGCCACGCTGGCGCGGCTACAACGCCAGAAGAAGGCGGGCCGGTTGCGCGAGGACGTGCCCAGTGAGGTGATCCTGGGGTATCTGGATCTGGTGCTCGATGGCCTGGTGGCCCGTCTGGCCGCCGGCCAGTCCACCGAAAGCCTCAGCCGCGTCCTGGATCTCGTCGAGGATTCGGTGCGCCGTGCCGATCACTCCTGA